In Hyla sarda isolate aHylSar1 chromosome 9, aHylSar1.hap1, whole genome shotgun sequence, the following proteins share a genomic window:
- the LOC130291894 gene encoding serine protease 23-like: MHNNDIDVLYDNLILTIFSIFFSSSDIMTGGYFLQLIMCLAYFSHAASEFPEFVTQQTLTLTASQFSANDTPEFTTVCSKKCIQRESQPEAFSVDHQLDYETAYLNGSRTLTTVTIRMSQSNIRRKKQRNVKFKRSRRQIYGPDNRFFIRSQHFLREFPFAAAVQVSTGCTGVLVTERHVLTAAHCIHNGHDYVQGARKLRVGFLRSGIRPLRWVRVKSTRIPRGWIGAPAEISMDYDYALLELRCAQSQPHMRLAASPPLENLAGRRVHFSGFDSDRSGELVYRSCRVQQQTAHLLYQHCAARPGASGSGVYGRLRYGGRWERKVIGVFSGHQWVEVSGEPREYNVAVRLTPPKYAQICYWIRGTNASCDK, encoded by the coding sequence ATGCATAACAATGACATTGATGTTCTGTATGACAACTTGATTCTTActatattttccatttttttcagttCCAGTGATATAATGACTGGTGGATACTTTTTACAGTTAATTATGTGCCTGGCTTATTTCTCACATGCTGCTTCTGAATTCCCAGAGTTTGTGACCCAACAAACATTGACTTTAACTGCATCTCAGTTTTCTGCCAATGATACTCCAGAATTCACCACAGTCTGCTCAAAGAAGTGCATCCAGCGTGAGTCCCAGCCAGAAGCATTTTCTGTTGACCATCAACTTGACTATGAGACAGCTTATTTAAATGGCAGTCGTACGCTGACAACAGTGACAATAAGAATGTCTCAGAGTAatataaggaggaaaaagcaGAGGAATGTCAAATTTAAACGGAGTCGAAGGCAAATTTATGGACCAGATAACCGCTTTTTCATCAGAAGTCAGCACTTTCTTAGAGAATTCCCTTTTGCAGCTGCTGTTCAGGTATCCACAGGATGCACAGGTGTGTTAGTAACTGAACGTCATGTTTTAACAGCTGCTCACTGTATCCATAATGGTCATGACTATGTTCAAGGAGCACGTAAACTGCGAGTTGGTTTCCTAAGGTCAGGAATCCGACCTCTGCGTTGGGTACGTGTTAAAAGCACAAGGATACCTCGAGGTTGGATTGGAGCCCCAGCAGAAATTAGTATGGATTATGATTATGCATTGCTAGAGCTGCGATGTGCacaatcccaacctcatatgcgcCTTGCTGCCTCTCCACCTTTAGAGAACTTGGCAGGAAGAAGAGTGCACTTCTCAGGCTTTGACAGTGACCGGTCTGGAGAGCTTGTTTACAGGTCATGCAGAGTGCAGCAGCAGACGGCACATTTGCTTTACCAGCATTGTGCTGCACGCCCAGGTGCCAGTGGTTCAGGTGTTTATGGACGACTGCGTTATGGTGGCCGCTGGGAGAGGAAAGTTATTGGGGTGTTTTCAGGACATCAGTGGGTTGAAGTATCTGGAGAGCCAAGAGAATATAATGTTGCAGTCAGACTGACTCCTCCTAAGTATGCACAGATTTGCTATTGGATACGTGGAACCAATGCAAGTTGtgataaataa